DNA sequence from the Planococcus antarcticus DSM 14505 genome:
ATTACTTAGAAATAAGGAGATGATTTGGATGTTATTTGAGAAAAATAAGTTCAGTATATTTACGATTATTACTTGTTTAGTAATGATGGTTAGTATTTTATGGACACCACAGAATACTCAGGCTGCTAGTTTAAATGTGGATGAGGTAGCTAGGATTACTTCGGAATATCTTGTATTGAATGAAAAAGATGGCACAGTAATTATCGAAAGAGAAGTAGAATTGGAATCTCGAATTGGTAAAGAATATTTTAATGAGTTAGTACAAACCTTAGAAAAACTTAATGAAGTTTTAGCAAGTCCAGAAGGTGAGGAGTACAAAAAAGAAATAATAGAAGAAGCAAACTCGAATGTTGTGTCGATGGCCAGAATAAGTGGCTGTGGGGCTGCAACCCTTGCTGGTTTTGCACATACTGGAGCCTTTACTGGGCTTATGACAGTTGCAGGTGTTAGTGGTCCAGCAGGATGGGCCTTAGGTACTGCTGTTGGCGGGGTATGGCTAGCAGGGAGTGTGGCAGCTGGTTGTTTAAAATAATTTATAGATTAAATACTGAGACTTATAATCAAAAGCCCTCCAGCAATGGAGGGCTTTTGAATGTAACTTACTTCACAAAAAGTTACATTCACTTATAGATAAACCAACTGATGCTAAATAAGTCTTATTTTAATTCTGAATTTGTTTATGCTCTTTTTGATTTAGATCCTATGAATAATTTTCCAACAAATACAATCAGTATAATGCCAATAAGTGTAATCCATTTTATTTCTCCAAAGAGAATAGGGAGCAAAATAACTGATACTAAAAATGTTACTAATGCCACTGTAAGTGCATCTTTTAAGCGCTTATCCATTAAGATTCCCCTTTCATTAATATCACAATATATTTGGAAGTGAATGTAACTTAACTGCACATAAGTTACATTCAAAACCTAGTCTTTGTCCCAAAACTTCCACTTGGATTTTGCCGGGACTTTTTTCAATTCGTCCAGATCGGTTTGCAGCTGTTGGACGATGGCCAACAATTGTTCTTCCCGTTCCTGGCTCTTTTTCAATTCGGTTTTCATGTCCTCAAGCACTTCTGTGTGGTCTACCGGATCCGTTAATTGTTGTTTTGGCTGCTGTTCCATAAGTTGCTGCAGCTCGTTGATTTTTTGGTTCTGACCTATTAGTAATTCAACAATTTGGTTGAGAGACTGTGGAGCAACCACTAAATCCGTGTCTAGACGCTTTACTTCTCCCCCGAACCGTTCCAAGAGGTTGGTTTCCACTTCTTCAAAGTCCGTCCGCTTGATTCCTTTTGCTCGCTGAGCTTGAATCGTCTGGGCAATCAGCTGGATGCGCTCTACTTGTTCTTCCGTATAAACCCGTTGTTGATTCTGTCTAGGGTCTTTCACGACCTCTCCTAGCCAATCCCGTTTTTCCCATTCCCGGAGTTGATGGGCTTCAAGATTCAGTTCTTTTACGAGCCGACTAATCGTAATTCGCATTTTTTCACCCCTTAAATTTAGCTTAAATTGATTTTAAATGTAGCTTTATTTTATGCTTCTTTTAGGCTGAAAGATACCGGTTTAAAGAGATTTTCAGAACAAATAAAAGAAAACACTATTCTCTAGTATCTTTTTAGTTCTTCTAAAAATGGGAATTTAAGTTAAACTTTAGTTATTACCAAAAAAAAAGAAAAAGGAGGAAACAATCGTGTCGAAAATAAACGGTAAAAATGGTTTGCTGATCGTTATGAGTATTTTGTTGCTGGCTTTTGTTCTAGTTATTACTTCCAGCTATTTTAATACCAAACAAATTGATTCTTTAAGCACACAGTGTTCAGAAAATGGTGGGAACACCGAGTTAGAAATCCATAGCGCTCTTTTCGCTAGCTATTCGTTTGAATGCAAAAGATAGGAGCCAAAAAATTATGTGAAAATGAAAAAGAGCAAAAGGAAGGATGAGTTTCTTGTTAACGATTTTACATATCTTGCTTGCAGTACTTACGTTGGGGTTGGCTCTTTTTGCATTATTGACACAGAATTTTGATTACCAATACTATACGCTTCTCTCCCTGGGTTTGATGATACTAGTAATGGGCATCAAAGAACTTCGGAAAGAGAAAAAAATATTCGCCTATCTTATAATTTTAGTAGCAGCTTATATCTTATTTGTTGCGGGTGAACTGCTCTTAACATCTTAAAGTCCAGAAGTCTTTTTAAAAATAAGTGAACAAGTTTACATATCACAGGTTATCGGAAGACGATCAACATCAAACGAACCTGTTCATCAGCTTTAAAATGATTTGAACTTAGCGATAACCATTGGCCCGTCTCCCCTGATCCACAGACTGAGAAGAATAAAAAACAGGCAAAAAGACAAATGATATACTAAAGAAAATTCTTTAGCTTAAGGAGTTTTCAAAATGGATTTAATTATCATAGGTACTATAATTAGTTTGTTTTTAGTCGTTTTTTCTTGGATTTTCTATAAAAGAAACTCTCCGTTCCAATACATTATCCCCTTAGTTTTTGCCATTTTAAGTATCATCGTTATTATTTGGAGCTTGGATATCGGTGGCTGGGACGGAATGGGATTAGGTGTTATTGGTCTCGTATTCCTTGGAGCTTCTATTATCGTCTTGCTTATTATTTCTGTATTGAATTTTATAAAAGCAAATTAAACTTTTCTCCACTCTCTGATCCGTTAGGGTCGGACATTTTTTATTTATTTTCAAATATTTTTGAGACAACTGATTTTTCTTTTTAAAGAAAATAAGCATTCAAAAGTAAGACATTGAATGCGAGTGCCCATTTACACGCAGTGATTTTTTTCAAAAATAACAGCGCCGTTTTGGTTTCCTGCAGGGGCTTAAATTAAACCGGAAAGTTCACGGACCAAGAAAAAAACAGCGAAAGAGCATAAGGAAAACGTGCTTGCAATTTCATTGCCAGACTAGGCAGAGCCTCGTGTTTGAGTGATACCACTATTTTTTCGTTTTGGTACAGTTTTGTACCACATTTAAAAGTGTTTGGTACACTTCTGTACCACTTTTCACATGAAAACTGGCGTCATGTTGTGAACTATTTTTGCTTTTCGAAGACTCGGTTCGTACAAAAAAAGAAGAAGGACGAACTCTTTTATGTTCTGCAGCCAACATCAAAAAGGATAAAAAATTTCATCTCTTGATGAGATCGGCGTAGCTGAAAATGAAAATACCTGACAGAAAAAGTTCATTTTTTAGGGATTCGATCCATCTTTTGTTTCTTTTTTTGATACAACATGCTCCCAAAAAGCGACTAGTTTTTGCCAAACCGCGAACAGAAAATGGAACAAAAGAAAGACGGAAATCGATTCTTTCGGAAGAGGTTTCCCGTTTTTTTTCATCGGAAAACAGCTCGTTTTTTTCATGCAGCAGCTTCTCTTTTTGTTTTTTTCGTTCAAGATCCAAGGATAAAACGGCGGAAGAACTTCCTTTCTTTTTCTTGAAACGGTTTCTTTTTCGGTGAAATTCCTTTTTTTTGTATGCCTCAAACCTGAGGCATGATTGAAATAACGTGCCTCAACTCTGAGGCAAATAGCAAAAACCTCTCTAAAAGCGAAGGAATTTACCCGAATAACGTGCCTCAATTCTGAGGCATTTCCCAAATTGGCTGCCTCAAATCTGAGGCAAATAGACAAAAAGACGTCCCCATGAAAACACTAGGCTCCGCCTAGTACCCCAATGAAGTTGGGGTCAGTTTTCCCTTATGCTCTTCCTCCCTCTTTTGGTAATTCCGTTCCAAATCCCTTCCAATTTTACAATCCGATAGGAAACCCATGAGAGACGCGCTTTTTTCTGAAAGAAAATAGGTGCGTATAAATGGGCACTCGCCGTGAACTTGTCCGTGTTATTTTCTCAAACGGGATTCCAAAACGAGTGGCCAAAAAAAAAGAACAAACCATCCAAACACACAAAAAAAGAGAACGAAAAAATCCCAACCGGGCTTTCTGTTTCCAGAAAAAATCCGATTGGAATGTTGAATTTGTTATGAGGTGGGCAGATTTTTTTTTGTTTGCTTTCCTTTTTTTTCGGCCAATTTTTTCAGCACTTGCTCTTTCTCTTTGGCGAGTTCGGGATTCGGTTCGGCAGCTTCTTGGGGTTCGTTTCTGGACGTGAACCAGTCCGGCAGTTTCTCTTGCCGTCCGGTTGGGCGTTCCTTCATCGGCTGCAAATCGGCGAACGTAATGTGTCCTCCAGTTTCATGGATCTCCCAGGCAGAAGTGATTTTGGATTTGATGAACCCTAAAGGGTTTTTGACGCTTTTTTCTTCGTTAACATAGCGAATTAGCATTTCCAATTCTAATTCCGCTTGATCGGAGAAAATAACTAACGCTCCCTGATACAATTGACTGAAATAAATATTGTCGAATTGATAACCATTTGCCAACGCATTTAAACGATAACGAATTTCCTCGTTATCCGCTTGTTCAGATACCCGTTTTGATTCAGGTAATTTAATTTCTTTTTCGACTGAACG
Encoded proteins:
- a CDS encoding MerR family transcriptional regulator, with protein sequence MRITISRLVKELNLEAHQLREWEKRDWLGEVVKDPRQNQQRVYTEEQVERIQLIAQTIQAQRAKGIKRTDFEEVETNLLERFGGEVKRLDTDLVVAPQSLNQIVELLIGQNQKINELQQLMEQQPKQQLTDPVDHTEVLEDMKTELKKSQEREEQLLAIVQQLQTDLDELKKVPAKSKWKFWDKD
- a CDS encoding DUF3953 domain-containing protein translates to MLTILHILLAVLTLGLALFALLTQNFDYQYYTLLSLGLMILVMGIKELRKEKKIFAYLIILVAAYILFVAGELLLTS
- a CDS encoding YesK family protein, which codes for MDLIIIGTIISLFLVVFSWIFYKRNSPFQYIIPLVFAILSIIVIIWSLDIGGWDGMGLGVIGLVFLGASIIVLLIISVLNFIKAN